A section of the Actinomycetota bacterium genome encodes:
- a CDS encoding DUF4193 family protein produces the protein MAEEEETTTVDDEESNVETSLEELLQRKERRVEASDDEDEEEALIEAIDEREGAGAETLTVKVVPPQPTEFTCRNCFLLKHQNQLADRKRQLCRDCA, from the coding sequence GTGGCTGAAGAAGAAGAGACCACTACCGTCGACGACGAAGAGTCGAACGTCGAGACCTCGCTCGAGGAGCTGCTCCAGCGCAAGGAGCGGCGGGTCGAGGCGAGCGATGACGAGGACGAAGAGGAAGCGCTCATCGAGGCGATCGACGAGCGCGAGGGAGCCGGGGCGGAGACGCTCACGGTGAAGGTCGTCCCCCCTCAGCCGACCGAGTTCACTTGCCGCAACTGCTTCCTGCTGAAGCACCAGAACCAGCTCGCGGACCGCAAGCGGCAGCTCTGCCGCGACTGCGCGTAG